A single genomic interval of Pseudomonas sp. FeN3W harbors:
- the nadC gene encoding carboxylating nicotinate-nucleotide diphosphorylase, translated as MPNLTLADLSAEIDANVRRALAEDVGSGDITAQLIPAERLAHASVITREAAVISGTAWVDAVFRQVDPRVAVHWQVADGDRIGADRVLFHLEGPARALLTGERSALNFLQLLSGVATRCRHYADMVEGTGVRLLDTRKTIPGLRLAQKYAVTCGGCHNHRIGLYDAFLIKENHIAACGGIAEAVAAAHRIAPGKPVEIEVESLDELEQALGAGADIVMLDELSLDDMRTAVAVNGGRAKLEASGGISDETLRSVAETGVDYISIGSLTKHVRAVDLSMRLRQ; from the coding sequence ATGCCGAATCTTACACTTGCCGATCTATCTGCAGAAATCGATGCCAACGTTCGACGCGCTCTTGCCGAGGACGTCGGCAGTGGCGACATCACCGCGCAATTGATTCCAGCCGAGCGGCTGGCGCATGCGTCGGTCATTACCCGCGAGGCGGCAGTGATCAGTGGTACGGCATGGGTCGACGCCGTGTTCCGCCAGGTCGACCCACGTGTTGCGGTTCACTGGCAGGTTGCCGATGGTGATCGAATTGGCGCCGATCGAGTGCTGTTCCATCTCGAGGGTCCGGCGCGGGCGCTGCTCACCGGCGAGCGCAGTGCGCTGAATTTCCTGCAACTGCTGTCGGGCGTGGCGACTCGCTGTCGTCACTACGCGGACATGGTCGAGGGGACCGGCGTGCGGTTGCTCGATACACGCAAAACGATCCCCGGACTGCGCCTGGCGCAGAAATATGCGGTCACCTGCGGCGGCTGCCACAACCACCGAATCGGTTTGTACGATGCCTTCCTGATCAAGGAAAACCACATCGCCGCTTGCGGTGGCATCGCCGAGGCGGTAGCTGCTGCGCATCGCATCGCGCCGGGCAAGCCGGTGGAGATCGAGGTGGAGAGTCTGGATGAGCTCGAGCAGGCGCTAGGAGCCGGCGCCGATATCGTCATGCTGGACGAACTCAGTCTGGATGACATGCGCACCGCGGTGGCCGTCAATGGCGGGCGCGCCAAGCTCGAGGCGTCGGGTGGCATCAGCGACGAGACGCTGCGCAGCGTCGCGGAAACGGGGGTGGACTATATCTCCATCGGCTCGCTGACCAAGCATGTGCGGGCGGTGGATCTGTCGATGCGCTTGCGGCAGTAA
- a CDS encoding DUF1043 family protein, giving the protein MEQTLATWLLPIVGLIAGIAIGYLVARSSAPNRTQRQVDDLQERFDTYQSEVVTHFNTTASLLRKLTNNYQDIQDHLSDGASRLALDEQTRQRLMAALHSEENHGTRERLSSPAFTEPPKDYAPKGDDTPGTLHENFGLKSRH; this is encoded by the coding sequence GTGGAACAGACCCTCGCGACCTGGTTGCTCCCGATCGTCGGCCTGATCGCCGGCATCGCCATCGGTTATCTGGTGGCTCGCAGCAGCGCACCAAACCGCACACAGCGTCAGGTCGATGACCTGCAAGAGCGTTTCGACACCTATCAGAGTGAGGTGGTCACCCACTTCAACACCACCGCCAGCCTGCTGCGCAAACTGACCAACAACTATCAGGACATCCAGGATCACCTGTCTGACGGCGCCAGCCGCCTCGCACTCGACGAACAGACTCGTCAACGCCTGATGGCCGCCCTGCACAGCGAAGAGAACCACGGCACTCGTGAGCGTCTTTCGTCGCCAGCCTTCACCGAGCCGCCAAAGGACTATGCGCCCAAGGGCGACGACACCCCCGGCACCCTGCACGAGAATTTCGGTCTGAAAAGCCGCCACTGA
- a CDS encoding alpha/beta fold hydrolase produces MLKRETPLSLDGPCGALEALYFDQTQPAGLALICHPNPVKGGTMLNKVVSTLQRTARDAGYSTLRFNYRGVGGSAGAHDMVEGEVDDAEAALRWLREQNPALPLTLLGFSFGGFVAGNLAGRLSAEGVTVQRLMMVAPAVSRLAGLSLADDCQLTIIQPEQDEVIDAESVYSFSAQLQHPHELLKVAECGHFFHGKLVELKELVAPRL; encoded by the coding sequence TTGTTGAAACGCGAAACCCCCCTCTCCCTCGATGGCCCCTGCGGGGCGCTGGAAGCGCTGTACTTCGATCAAACTCAGCCGGCGGGGTTGGCGCTGATCTGCCACCCGAACCCGGTCAAGGGCGGCACCATGTTGAACAAGGTGGTCTCGACCCTGCAGCGCACGGCGCGCGATGCCGGCTACAGCACGCTGCGCTTCAACTACCGCGGCGTTGGTGGCAGTGCCGGCGCGCATGACATGGTCGAGGGCGAAGTGGATGACGCCGAGGCTGCGTTGCGCTGGCTGCGCGAGCAGAACCCGGCGCTGCCGCTGACGCTGCTGGGCTTCTCCTTCGGTGGTTTCGTCGCCGGCAATCTGGCCGGGCGGTTGAGCGCCGAGGGCGTGACGGTGCAGCGGCTGATGATGGTGGCGCCGGCGGTGTCGCGCCTTGCCGGGTTGTCGCTGGCTGACGATTGTCAGCTGACGATCATTCAGCCGGAGCAGGACGAGGTCATCGATGCCGAGTCCGTGTACAGCTTTTCCGCACAGCTGCAGCACCCCCATGAGCTGCTGAAAGTGGCAGAATGCGGCCACTTTTTTCACGGCAAGCTGGTGGAGCTGAAGGAACTGGTCGCCCCGCGGCTTTGA
- a CDS encoding tryptophan--tRNA ligase, with protein MTTRILTGITTTGTPHLGNYAGAIRPAILASRDATADSFYFLADYHALIKCDDPLRIQRSRLEIAATWLACGLDAERVTFYRQSDVPEIPELTWLLTCVTAKGLLNRAHAYKASVDKNVEGGEDPDAGVTMGLYSYPVLMAADILMFNAHKVPVGRDQIQHVEMARDIAQRFNHLFGNGREFFTLPEAVIEESVATLPGLDGRKMSKSYDNTIPLFGSAKELKGAIARIVTDSRLPGEPKDPDSSHLFTLYQAFATAQQQDVFRQELLDGLAWGDAKQRLFELLDNELGEARELYHQLITKPAELEDILQAGAAKARRIATPFLGELREAVGLRNFRSEVKSAAPAKKKSSKVARFASFREADGAFRFRFFAADGEELLLSRPLSNPKAIGVLTQRLIAGGPDALELREDEGDQFTLWLDDECIADSPRYESAEALDAAMLRVREALATLVE; from the coding sequence ATGACTACCCGCATCCTGACCGGTATCACCACTACCGGCACGCCACATCTGGGCAACTACGCTGGCGCGATCCGCCCGGCCATACTGGCCAGCCGCGACGCGACCGCCGACTCCTTCTATTTCCTGGCCGACTACCACGCGCTGATCAAGTGCGATGACCCGCTGCGTATCCAGCGCTCGCGGCTGGAGATTGCCGCGACCTGGCTGGCCTGCGGCCTCGATGCCGAGCGTGTGACCTTTTATCGCCAGTCCGATGTGCCGGAAATCCCCGAGCTGACCTGGCTGCTGACCTGCGTCACGGCCAAGGGCCTGCTCAACCGCGCCCATGCCTACAAGGCGTCGGTGGACAAGAACGTCGAGGGTGGCGAGGACCCGGATGCGGGTGTCACCATGGGCCTGTACAGCTACCCGGTGCTGATGGCGGCGGACATCCTCATGTTCAACGCGCACAAGGTGCCGGTGGGGCGCGACCAGATTCAGCACGTGGAAATGGCGCGTGACATTGCCCAGCGCTTCAACCATCTGTTCGGCAACGGCCGCGAGTTCTTCACCCTGCCCGAAGCGGTGATCGAGGAGAGCGTGGCCACGCTGCCGGGACTCGACGGGCGCAAGATGTCGAAGAGCTACGACAACACCATTCCGCTGTTCGGCAGCGCCAAGGAACTGAAGGGCGCCATCGCCCGCATCGTCACCGACTCGCGCCTTCCGGGCGAGCCGAAGGATCCCGATAGCTCGCACCTGTTCACGCTGTACCAGGCATTCGCTACCGCGCAGCAGCAGGATGTATTCCGCCAGGAGCTGCTCGACGGGCTGGCCTGGGGTGATGCCAAGCAGCGCCTGTTCGAACTGCTCGACAACGAACTGGGCGAGGCACGCGAGCTGTATCACCAGCTGATCACCAAGCCTGCCGAGCTAGAGGATATCCTCCAGGCGGGCGCCGCCAAGGCGCGCCGGATCGCCACGCCGTTCCTTGGTGAGCTGCGCGAGGCGGTGGGCCTGCGCAACTTCCGCAGCGAAGTGAAAAGCGCCGCGCCAGCCAAGAAGAAGTCCAGCAAGGTGGCGCGTTTCGCCAGCTTCCGCGAGGCCGATGGTGCCTTCCGCTTCCGCTTCTTCGCCGCCGACGGCGAGGAGCTGCTGCTGTCCCGGCCGCTGAGCAACCCGAAGGCGATCGGCGTGCTGACCCAGCGCCTGATCGCCGGCGGCCCGGATGCCCTGGAACTTCGCGAGGATGAAGGCGATCAATTCACCCTGTGGCTGGACGACGAATGCATCGCCGACAGCCCGCGCTACGAGAGCGCCGAAGCGCTCGATGCTGCCATGCTGCGGGTGCGCGAGGCGTTGGCCACGCTCGTCGAATGA
- the zapE gene encoding cell division protein ZapE: protein MTPLERYQADLKRPDFFHDAAQENAVRHLQRLYDDLVADDRSKSGLLGKLFGKKQQEPIKGIYFWGGVGRGKTYLVDTFFDALPFKQKTRTHFHRFMKRVHEEMKTLKGEKNPLTIIGKRFADESRVICFDEFFVSDITDAMILATLLEELFKNGVSLVATSNIVPDGLYKDGLQRARFLPAIELLKKHTEIVNVDSGIDYRLRALEQAELFHFPLDAEAEQSLERSFKSLLPENCRVVDKDVLMVENREIRAVKTGNDVAWFEFRELCDGPRSQNDYIELGKIFGAILLANVEQMNVTKDDMARRFINLVDEFYDRNVKLIISAEVELKDLYTGGRLEFEFQRTLSRLLEMQSHEYLSRPHKP from the coding sequence ATGACTCCTCTTGAGCGCTATCAGGCCGACCTGAAACGTCCTGACTTCTTCCACGATGCCGCCCAGGAAAACGCGGTGCGTCACCTGCAGCGTCTGTACGACGACCTGGTGGCCGACGATCGCAGCAAGAGCGGCCTGCTCGGCAAGCTGTTCGGCAAGAAACAGCAGGAGCCGATCAAGGGCATCTACTTCTGGGGGGGCGTCGGTCGCGGCAAGACTTACCTGGTCGACACCTTCTTCGACGCGCTGCCGTTCAAGCAGAAGACGCGTACGCACTTTCACCGCTTCATGAAGCGCGTGCACGAGGAGATGAAAACCCTCAAGGGCGAGAAGAACCCGCTGACCATCATTGGCAAGCGCTTCGCCGACGAGTCGCGGGTGATCTGTTTCGACGAATTCTTCGTCTCCGACATCACCGACGCGATGATTCTCGCCACCCTGCTCGAAGAGCTGTTCAAGAACGGCGTGAGCCTGGTGGCGACCTCCAACATCGTGCCGGACGGCCTGTACAAGGACGGTCTGCAGCGTGCGCGCTTCCTGCCGGCCATCGAGCTGCTGAAGAAGCACACCGAAATCGTCAACGTGGACAGCGGCATCGACTATCGCCTGCGTGCGCTGGAGCAGGCCGAGCTGTTCCACTTTCCGCTCGATGCCGAGGCCGAGCAGAGCCTGGAGCGCAGCTTCAAGAGCCTCTTGCCGGAAAACTGCCGGGTCGTCGACAAAGACGTGCTGATGGTCGAGAACCGCGAGATTCGTGCGGTGAAGACCGGCAACGATGTGGCCTGGTTCGAGTTTCGCGAGCTCTGCGACGGGCCGCGCAGCCAGAACGACTACATCGAACTGGGCAAGATCTTCGGTGCCATCCTGCTGGCCAATGTCGAGCAGATGAATGTCACCAAGGACGACATGGCGCGCCGCTTCATCAACCTCGTCGACGAGTTCTACGACCGCAACGTCAAGCTCATCATCTCTGCCGAGGTCGAACTCAAGGACCTCTATACCGGCGGCCGTCTGGAGTTCGAATTCCAGCGCACCCTGAGTCGCCTGCTGGAGATGCAATCGCACGAATACCTGTCGCGGCCGCACAAGCCCTGA
- a CDS encoding GlxA family transcriptional regulator gives MPNLASIQHVSILATEGVFASTLAQAKDFFHMASLRYGKQLGLDLTPAFETRLVSPDGKAVNTFSGIAIAVDGPLDDADMVILPAFWGDFAALCAQHPGVMSWLRERHAAGSVICGEATGVFWMAQAGLLEGREATTHWRFANDFAERFPGVTFSADKHLTDSDNLYCAGGTTSACDLYMYLVERFCGAHVAQGMARDVLYELQRSYSPGRLGFGGQKLHLDTRILQIQEWLEANFAEKFRFEDVARQHGMSIRNFMRRFQAATGDKPLHYLQRLRIETAKSLLATTGKSIKTISYEVGYDDASFFARLFRQHTDLSPNQYRQQYRHKSS, from the coding sequence ATGCCCAATCTCGCCTCGATCCAGCACGTCAGCATACTTGCCACCGAAGGGGTGTTCGCCTCGACACTCGCCCAGGCCAAGGATTTTTTCCACATGGCCAGCCTGCGCTATGGCAAACAACTCGGCCTTGACCTCACCCCCGCTTTCGAAACCCGCCTGGTCAGCCCAGACGGCAAAGCAGTGAATACCTTCAGTGGTATCGCCATTGCCGTGGATGGCCCGCTGGACGACGCCGACATGGTGATCCTCCCGGCGTTCTGGGGAGATTTCGCTGCACTCTGTGCGCAGCATCCGGGCGTGATGTCCTGGTTACGCGAGCGTCACGCAGCGGGTAGCGTCATCTGTGGCGAAGCCACCGGCGTGTTCTGGATGGCCCAGGCCGGGCTGCTGGAAGGCCGCGAGGCGACCACCCACTGGCGCTTCGCCAATGATTTCGCCGAGCGCTTTCCCGGTGTGACTTTCAGCGCCGACAAGCACCTCACCGACAGCGACAACCTCTACTGCGCAGGCGGCACGACCTCGGCCTGCGACCTGTACATGTATCTGGTCGAGCGCTTCTGCGGCGCACACGTAGCCCAGGGCATGGCGCGTGACGTGCTCTATGAGTTGCAACGCAGCTACAGCCCGGGCCGCCTGGGTTTCGGCGGGCAGAAACTGCATCTGGACACGCGGATTCTGCAGATTCAGGAATGGCTGGAAGCCAACTTCGCCGAGAAGTTTCGCTTCGAGGACGTGGCGCGCCAGCATGGCATGAGCATTCGCAACTTCATGCGTCGCTTCCAGGCCGCCACCGGCGACAAGCCGCTGCATTATCTGCAGCGCCTGAGAATCGAAACGGCCAAGAGCCTGCTCGCCACCACCGGCAAGAGCATCAAGACGATCAGCTACGAGGTCGGCTACGACGACGCCAGCTTTTTCGCCCGCCTGTTCCGCCAGCACACCGACCTGTCACCGAACCAGTATCGGCAGCAGTATCGGCATAAAAGCAGCTGA
- the nfi gene encoding deoxyribonuclease V (cleaves DNA at apurinic or apyrimidinic sites) → MSESSQYPTAPFGDWDGSPATARAMQQSLASQVRLQDDFPPLRLIAGVDVGFEDGGSITRATAVLLDADTLELVGSSLARIPTNMPYIPGLLSFRELPAVLQALGELPGVPDLIFSDGHGIAHPRRLGIAAHLGVVTGLPTIGVAKKLLTGAHDELDLTRGAQVELRDKKTGEVIGCVLRSKDKVRPLIISPGNRVSIATAPQLVMRYVTRYRLPEPTRLADRLASRREEKAAARRLSGVAE, encoded by the coding sequence ATGAGTGAAAGCAGTCAGTATCCGACAGCCCCTTTCGGCGATTGGGATGGCAGCCCGGCTACGGCGCGAGCGATGCAGCAGAGCCTGGCGTCGCAGGTGCGCTTGCAGGACGACTTCCCGCCGTTGCGATTGATCGCCGGGGTGGATGTCGGTTTCGAGGACGGCGGCAGCATCACCCGCGCCACGGCAGTGCTGCTGGATGCCGATACGCTGGAGTTGGTCGGCAGCAGCCTGGCGCGAATCCCGACGAACATGCCCTATATCCCCGGTCTGCTGTCGTTCCGTGAGCTACCTGCCGTGCTGCAGGCGCTCGGCGAGTTGCCAGGCGTCCCCGACCTGATCTTTTCCGACGGCCACGGTATAGCCCATCCGCGCCGTCTGGGCATTGCTGCTCACCTGGGCGTGGTGACCGGCCTGCCCACCATCGGCGTGGCGAAGAAGCTCCTCACCGGGGCGCACGACGAACTGGATCTGACGCGTGGTGCGCAGGTCGAGTTGCGCGACAAGAAGACCGGCGAGGTGATCGGCTGCGTGCTGCGCAGCAAGGACAAGGTACGGCCACTGATCATTTCCCCGGGTAACCGGGTCAGCATCGCCACCGCGCCGCAGCTGGTGATGCGTTATGTAACGCGCTATCGCCTGCCGGAGCCGACCCGGCTGGCCGATCGGCTGGCCTCGCGACGTGAGGAAAAGGCCGCGGCGCGGCGCCTGTCTGGCGTGGCCGAGTAG
- the ampD gene encoding 1,6-anhydro-N-acetylmuramyl-L-alanine amidase AmpD, with protein sequence MILDCATGWCQGVRHCPSPNFNQRPSGEISLLVIHNISLPPGQFGTGKVQQFFQNCLQCHEHPFFEEIAELQVSAHFLIERDGAITQFVSCLDRAWHAGVSCFDGREGCNDFSIGIELEGTDDQPFSEAQYQALIELCRVLQRAFPAITPERVCGHSDIAPGRKTDPGPTFDWQRLRAASITC encoded by the coding sequence ATGATTCTGGATTGCGCTACCGGTTGGTGTCAGGGCGTTCGCCACTGCCCGTCACCGAACTTCAACCAGCGGCCGTCCGGCGAGATTTCCCTGCTGGTGATTCACAACATCAGCCTGCCGCCGGGGCAGTTCGGCACTGGCAAGGTTCAGCAGTTCTTCCAGAATTGCCTGCAGTGCCATGAGCATCCATTTTTCGAGGAGATCGCCGAGCTGCAGGTATCGGCGCATTTTCTCATCGAGCGTGATGGCGCGATCACTCAGTTCGTCTCCTGCCTGGACCGCGCCTGGCACGCCGGCGTTTCCTGCTTCGACGGTCGCGAGGGCTGCAACGATTTCTCCATCGGCATCGAGCTGGAAGGAACCGACGACCAGCCCTTCAGCGAGGCGCAATACCAGGCGCTGATCGAGTTGTGCCGGGTTCTGCAGCGTGCGTTTCCGGCTATTACGCCCGAGCGGGTTTGCGGCCACAGCGATATCGCGCCGGGGCGCAAGACCGATCCCGGTCCGACATTCGACTGGCAGCGGCTGCGTGCGGCTTCCATTACCTGCTGA
- the ampE gene encoding regulatory signaling modulator protein AmpE, which produces MSFLVILLVLLVEKFSDWRPRLQHDRPWLTRLRQAEASPRLRQAPWLALLLLVLLPVLLLGLVLLALEPLAYGWLSLPVHLLVLLYSLGRGHAKAELGAFRDAWRRGDEEAAALAAERDAGLQAQDPPSLLSAVQAWLLWRSYEGFFAVIFWYLLLGPMAALAYRLLALCAEHATLEGLRERAEQLRHAFDWLPVRVLLGSFALVGNFVAVNRALLHELLSWDVPARRLLADAGPLAADLPSAIDGEAGIARIDGIAALLVRTRVFWYAVIALWTILA; this is translated from the coding sequence ATGAGTTTTCTGGTGATCCTGCTCGTGCTGCTGGTGGAGAAGTTCTCCGACTGGCGGCCGCGCCTGCAACACGACCGCCCATGGCTGACGCGCCTGCGCCAGGCAGAGGCCAGCCCGCGGCTGCGCCAGGCACCCTGGCTGGCGCTGCTGTTGCTGGTGTTGCTCCCAGTGCTGCTGCTCGGCCTGGTGTTGCTTGCACTGGAACCGCTGGCCTACGGCTGGCTGAGCCTGCCGGTGCATCTGCTGGTGTTGCTTTACAGCCTCGGCCGCGGCCATGCCAAGGCTGAGCTCGGCGCGTTCCGCGATGCCTGGCGTCGTGGCGATGAGGAGGCTGCGGCGCTGGCGGCCGAGCGTGACGCCGGTCTGCAGGCGCAGGACCCGCCGAGCCTGTTGTCAGCGGTGCAGGCCTGGCTGCTGTGGCGGAGCTACGAGGGCTTCTTTGCGGTGATCTTCTGGTACCTGCTGCTCGGGCCGATGGCGGCGCTGGCGTACCGGCTGCTGGCGCTGTGCGCCGAACATGCGACGCTCGAAGGGCTGCGCGAGCGAGCCGAGCAGCTGCGGCATGCCTTCGACTGGTTGCCGGTGCGCGTGTTGCTCGGCAGTTTTGCGCTGGTCGGCAACTTCGTCGCCGTCAACCGAGCACTGCTGCACGAGCTGCTGAGCTGGGATGTGCCAGCCCGGCGACTGTTGGCCGATGCAGGTCCGCTGGCCGCCGATCTGCCGTCCGCGATCGACGGTGAGGCGGGCATCGCGCGGATCGACGGGATTGCGGCATTGCTGGTGCGTACACGGGTGTTCTGGTACGCGGTGATTGCACTCTGGACGATCCTCGCCTGA
- a CDS encoding methyl-accepting chemotaxis protein — protein sequence MNSLLYPAIAFMNRLSFGMKFSLVSVLFFVPMLLSNYYLVRDSYRAYVGTRNELQSLELLGSTLQVRRSMEDWKDLVHIESIIGQTGNVEALQTRLNRVESELTAQLQALAPVGDAPEQVAEFNARRDELVTGLNAAQAEQSLQSKAAMAESLLGQSQVMIKLVAGQSGLSQDLEREVRLLAELLTTVTPAISASLGEGRAVGSYTFGQGYLNSDASNKLDNLVLELEKQQAQYAAQLQDALGASRTARARLDAFASASRESLQASRDILQDEVIMADALDLPWEQFYERISAQMAKTYELNDAILAFLDVELAERLEQKRLLMTLLLSALAVVLCLVAYLYAGFYASTRASLHRLGRIMDKVAAGDMTARYQVQSRDELGELGQVFNTTVAQVRELIERVGQTVAEVERQAQRVESVSGESNQTVSEQRGQIEQVATAMNEMSATAQEVASSAEAAVGSAQSVNEETVSGRELVVTQVGGIQRLAGEIEQSVQVINQLADDSKAISQVLDVIKTIAEQTNLLALNAAIEAARAGEQGRGFAVVADEVRGLAQRTQKSTAEIEQMIARLHSGVGAAVKTMHASHALAEDTVGQSGQVEQALENILGAVGLIVDQNQQIAAAAEQQTAVAHDIDRNIVAINEAGQRTAEGAGHTEQASRELSQLVGRLQQLIGAFRV from the coding sequence GTGAATAGTCTGTTGTATCCCGCGATCGCATTCATGAACCGCCTGAGCTTCGGCATGAAGTTCAGCCTGGTCAGCGTCCTGTTTTTCGTTCCCATGCTGCTGAGCAACTACTACCTGGTACGTGACTCGTACCGGGCGTATGTCGGTACCCGTAACGAACTGCAGAGCCTCGAGCTGCTCGGCTCGACCCTGCAGGTGCGGCGCAGCATGGAGGACTGGAAAGACCTCGTGCACATCGAGTCGATCATCGGCCAGACCGGCAATGTCGAGGCGTTGCAGACCCGCCTGAATCGCGTCGAAAGCGAGCTCACGGCACAGTTGCAGGCGCTCGCGCCCGTTGGTGATGCGCCCGAGCAGGTGGCCGAATTCAATGCCCGTCGCGACGAGCTGGTGACCGGTCTGAACGCCGCCCAGGCGGAGCAATCGTTGCAATCCAAAGCCGCCATGGCCGAGTCGCTGCTGGGCCAGTCGCAGGTGATGATCAAGCTCGTCGCCGGCCAGTCCGGCCTCAGCCAGGACCTCGAGCGCGAGGTCCGTCTGCTCGCCGAGCTATTGACCACGGTAACCCCGGCCATCAGCGCATCGCTCGGCGAGGGGCGCGCGGTGGGTTCTTACACCTTCGGTCAGGGCTACCTGAACTCCGATGCCAGCAATAAGCTGGACAACCTCGTGCTGGAACTGGAAAAACAGCAGGCGCAGTACGCTGCACAATTGCAGGATGCCCTCGGCGCGAGCCGGACCGCACGTGCCCGGCTCGACGCGTTCGCCAGCGCCAGCCGTGAGTCCTTGCAGGCGAGCCGCGACATCCTGCAGGACGAGGTGATCATGGCCGACGCGCTGGACCTGCCTTGGGAGCAGTTCTACGAGCGCATCAGCGCGCAGATGGCCAAGACCTACGAGCTGAACGACGCCATCCTGGCGTTTCTCGATGTGGAGCTTGCCGAACGGCTGGAGCAGAAGCGCCTGCTCATGACCCTGCTGCTCTCGGCACTGGCGGTGGTGCTGTGCCTGGTGGCCTACCTGTACGCCGGCTTCTATGCCTCGACGCGCGCCTCGCTGCACCGTCTCGGCAGGATCATGGACAAGGTCGCCGCCGGCGACATGACCGCGCGCTATCAGGTGCAGAGCCGCGATGAGCTCGGCGAGCTGGGCCAGGTGTTCAACACCACCGTGGCGCAGGTCCGTGAGCTGATCGAGCGAGTCGGGCAGACCGTCGCCGAGGTCGAGCGTCAGGCGCAGCGGGTCGAAAGCGTCTCCGGCGAGAGCAACCAGACGGTATCCGAGCAGCGTGGGCAGATCGAGCAGGTCGCCACGGCGATGAACGAGATGTCCGCCACCGCCCAGGAGGTCGCCAGCAGTGCCGAGGCGGCGGTTGGCAGCGCGCAGAGCGTCAACGAGGAAACCGTCAGTGGGCGTGAGCTGGTGGTGACGCAGGTCGGCGGTATCCAGCGGCTGGCCGGCGAGATCGAGCAATCGGTGCAGGTGATCAACCAGCTGGCTGACGACAGCAAGGCGATCAGCCAGGTGCTGGACGTGATCAAGACCATCGCCGAGCAGACCAACCTGCTGGCCCTCAATGCGGCCATCGAGGCGGCGCGTGCCGGCGAACAGGGCCGCGGGTTCGCCGTGGTCGCCGACGAGGTGCGTGGCCTGGCGCAGCGCACGCAGAAGTCCACCGCGGAGATCGAACAGATGATCGCCCGCCTGCACAGTGGTGTCGGTGCGGCGGTGAAAACCATGCATGCCAGCCATGCGCTGGCAGAAGACACCGTTGGCCAGTCGGGGCAGGTGGAGCAGGCGCTGGAGAACATCCTCGGCGCGGTGGGGCTGATCGTCGATCAGAACCAGCAGATCGCCGCCGCGGCCGAGCAGCAGACAGCCGTGGCGCACGATATCGATCGCAACATCGTCGCCATCAACGAGGCTGGCCAGCGTACCGCCGAGGGCGCCGGGCACACCGAACAGGCGAGCCGCGAATTGAGCCAGCTGGTCGGGCGGTTGCAGCAATTGATCGGTGCGTTTCGGGTTTGA
- a CDS encoding TatD family hydrolase — translation MQLIDTHTHLDFEMFDDDRTQVIVRSVAAGVERIVVLGVDEANLERVWQLACEQPAIHAALGLHPVFIAEHRDEHLGRLRDWLERLRGEPKLCAIGEIGLDYYVEDPDIERQHELLEAQLALAAEFELPVLLHVRRAHAPMVAMLKHYKLRRAGIVHAFSGSWEEAQEYMRLGFKLGLGGAGTWPQALRMQRVLKQLPLEAIVLETDSPDIPPAGHAGERNSPELLPEICRMLADLKGVSAEELAAASYRNSCELFGWSQP, via the coding sequence GTGCAGCTGATCGACACCCATACCCATCTCGATTTCGAGATGTTCGATGATGACAGGACCCAGGTCATCGTCCGCAGCGTGGCCGCTGGCGTCGAGCGCATCGTGGTACTCGGCGTGGACGAAGCGAATCTGGAACGGGTCTGGCAGCTAGCCTGCGAGCAGCCAGCCATTCATGCCGCACTGGGCCTGCACCCGGTGTTCATCGCCGAGCATCGGGACGAGCATCTGGGCCGGCTACGCGACTGGCTGGAGCGGCTGCGCGGTGAGCCCAAACTCTGTGCCATCGGTGAGATCGGCCTGGACTATTACGTCGAGGATCCGGACATCGAGCGCCAGCATGAACTGCTCGAAGCCCAGCTGGCGCTCGCCGCCGAGTTCGAGCTGCCGGTGCTGCTGCACGTACGTCGCGCCCACGCGCCGATGGTCGCCATGCTCAAACACTACAAGCTGCGGCGCGCCGGTATCGTGCACGCATTCAGTGGCAGCTGGGAGGAAGCCCAGGAGTACATGCGTCTCGGCTTCAAGCTTGGCCTCGGGGGTGCCGGTACCTGGCCACAGGCGCTACGCATGCAGCGGGTGCTCAAGCAACTGCCGCTGGAGGCCATCGTGCTGGAAACCGACTCGCCGGATATCCCGCCGGCGGGCCATGCCGGCGAGCGCAACAGCCCGGAACTGCTACCGGAGATCTGTCGGATGCTGGCCGATCTGAAGGGCGTCAGCGCCGAAGAGCTGGCCGCTGCCAGCTATCGCAACAGCTGCGAACTGTTCGGCTGGTCGCAGCCCTGA